A DNA window from Myxocyprinus asiaticus isolate MX2 ecotype Aquarium Trade chromosome 15, UBuf_Myxa_2, whole genome shotgun sequence contains the following coding sequences:
- the LOC127453456 gene encoding uncharacterized protein LOC127453456 isoform X1: protein MKTDAPVMLPLLIYKGPYSHQLGDYNQLHWSYMLVSQGQKVMLTILLVAVMFSQGQSWSDYGYHFITAFPENIASYYPLYPSNYLNITALYNDTSVDVYFNQTLIYNNTLQSGRTETVTLPVDVEQYQFGQSYESVMIQSSYYIVVLSVSQRGDSVQTNVVQPLQNLYTFYTIPSLNYNEMMSTFNQMANNISKKYSSFRLIIINSQGLNNQVIIQRQQFQDTVIILKPNGLVQLPINGSEITIVADYKVAVLLTHPCVETESCRCNMVVNQLRPDFKWSNEFIVPSVVNMSKTWLHVTSTMNIQLYSGVKLEPSNFEPYPSNPLSLPSVQSDSQYIYTSEAASLRLVSPGVFIELIPLYMFHACYLVQFKSTQGEVLVIAKTAYTDNVHIDSNLLSSTEWSPITNTQYSSVSVILDGAHIIWHPSTTIGVYMFERMKSGILYGGPAIALKTQPAPVGCLLHSTGFEIVQTPMTWVESHQNCIFTKGQLFSPNTAEAQMQIANFLDNQEIQEDLWIGLRRSLLTLDWYWQKGNVSIYNSSYMQWGTGEPGDHVKGMCASIFPNSIIDFPWKSVRCCTKLKSVCYRTAQYFSLQSEIQTVRQTVNEFELSQTTAYV, encoded by the exons ATGAAAACAGATGCACCTGTCATGCTTCCACTATTGATTTACAAAG GTCCATACAGTCACCAGCTTGGTGACTACAATCAGCTCCACTGGTCATATATGTTGGTGTCACAAGGCCAAAAAGTCATGTTGACTATTCTGTTGGTTGCGGTAATGTTTAGCCAAG GGCAGTCATGGAGCGACTATGGGTATCACTTCATCACGGCATTCCCAGAGAACATTGCTTCCTACTATCCACTTTATCCATCGAATTATCTCAACATCACCGCCCTCTATAATGACACTTCAGTGGACGTTTACTTCAATCAAACGTTAATATACAATAACACACTGCAATCAGGACGCACTGAAACTGTGACCCTCCCTGTGGATGTTGAGCAATATCAATTCGGTCAATCCTACGAGTCCGTCATGATACAAAGTTCATATTACATTGTGGTACTGTCAGTCAGTCAGCGAGGAGATAGTGTGCAGACGAATGTGGTTCAGCCTTTACAAAATCTTTATACATTTTACACCATCCCCTCTCTGAATTACAATGAGATGATGTCTACCTTCAATCAAATGGCCAACAACATCAGCAAGAAATACAGTTCATTCAGGCTGATCATTATAAACTCACAAGGTCTGAATAACCAGGTAATAATTCAACGGCAACAGTTTCAGGACACGGTAATCATACTTAAGCCTAATGGCCTTGTCCAACTTCCAATCAATGGTTCGGAAATCACTATAGTAGCTGATTATAAAGTGGCTGTACTGCTTACCCACCCATGTGTAGAAACAGAAAGCTGCAGATGCAACATGGTGGTGAACCAACTTCGTCCTGATTTCAAGTGGAGTAATGAATTTATTGTGCCCTCAGTGGTGAACATGAGCAAAACTTGGCTACATGTGACATCCACAATGAACATTCAACTTTACAGTGGTGTGAAATTAGAACCCAGTAATTTTGAACCTTATCCCTCAAATCCCCTGTCCCTCCCATCTGTGCAGTCAGATTCCCAATACATCTATACCTCCGAAGCTGCTTCTCTTCGACTTGTCAGTCCTGGCGTCTTCATTGAACTGATCCCACTTTACATGTTTCATGCGTGCTACCTGGTGCAATTCAAGTCGACACAGGGTGAGGTCTTGGTGATAGCTAAAACAGCCTATACGGATAATGTGCACATAGACAGTAATTTGCTCTCATCCACTGAGTGGAGCCCCATCACCAATACACAGTACTCTTCTGTATCAGTGATCCTTGATGGGGCACACATCATCTGGCATCCATCCACAACAATTGGAGTGTACATGTTTGAGAGGATGAAGAGTGGAATTCTTTACGGAGGCCCAGCTATTGCTTTGAAGACACAGCCAG CCCCCGTTGGCTGTTTATTGCACTCTACTGGGTTTGAAATCGTTCAAACACCCATGACCTGGGTTGAATCCCATCAAAACTGTATATTCACAAAAGGCCAGCTGTTCAGTCCAAACACTGCAGAGGCCCAAATGCAGATTGCCAACTTTCTGGATAATCAAGAAATACAAGAGGACCTCTGGATTGGACTGCGGCGCAGTCTGCTCACATTAGACTGGTACTGGCAGAAGGGTAATGTGAGCATATACAACTCGAGCTACATGCAGTGGGGAACTGGGGAGCCCGGTGATCATGTGAAGGGCATGTGTGCTTCTATATTCCCAAATTCCATCATAGATTTCCCTTGGAAAAGTGTGCGCTGCTGCACTAAATTGAAGTCTGTCTGCTACAGGACGGCTCAGTACTTCAGTCTGCAGTCTGAaatacagacagtcagacagacagtcaATGAATTCGAACTTTCACAAACAACTGCTTACGTTTAA
- the LOC127453456 gene encoding uncharacterized protein LOC127453456 isoform X3: MKTDAPVMLPLLIYKGPYSHQLGDYNQLHWSYMLVSQGQKVMLTILLVAVMFSQGQSWSDYGYHFITAFPENIASYYPLYPSNYLNITALYNDTSVDVYFNQTLIYNNTLQSGRTETVTLPVDVEQYQFGQSYESVMIQSSYYIVVLSVSQRGDSVQTNVVQPLQNLYTFYTIPSLNYNEMMSTFNQMANNISKKYSSFRLIIINSQGLNNQVIIQRQQFQDTVIILKPNGLVQLPINGSEITIVADYKVAVLLTHPCVETESCRCNMVVNQLRPDFKWSNEFIVPSVVNMSKTWLHVTSTMNIQLYSGVKLEPSNFEPYPSNPLSLPSVQSDSQYIYTSEAASLRLVSPGVFIELIPLYMFHACYLVQFKSTQVILDGAHIIWHPSTTIGVYMFERMKSGILYGGPAIALKTQPAPVGCLLHSTGFEIVQTPMTWVESHQNCIFTKGQLFSPNTAEAQMQIANFLDNQEIQEDLWIGLRRSLLTLDWYWQKGNVSIYNSSYMQWGTGEPGDHVKGMCASIFPNSIIDFPWKSVRCCTKLKSVCYRTAQYFSLQSEIQTVRQTVNEFELSQTTAYV; encoded by the exons ATGAAAACAGATGCACCTGTCATGCTTCCACTATTGATTTACAAAG GTCCATACAGTCACCAGCTTGGTGACTACAATCAGCTCCACTGGTCATATATGTTGGTGTCACAAGGCCAAAAAGTCATGTTGACTATTCTGTTGGTTGCGGTAATGTTTAGCCAAG GGCAGTCATGGAGCGACTATGGGTATCACTTCATCACGGCATTCCCAGAGAACATTGCTTCCTACTATCCACTTTATCCATCGAATTATCTCAACATCACCGCCCTCTATAATGACACTTCAGTGGACGTTTACTTCAATCAAACGTTAATATACAATAACACACTGCAATCAGGACGCACTGAAACTGTGACCCTCCCTGTGGATGTTGAGCAATATCAATTCGGTCAATCCTACGAGTCCGTCATGATACAAAGTTCATATTACATTGTGGTACTGTCAGTCAGTCAGCGAGGAGATAGTGTGCAGACGAATGTGGTTCAGCCTTTACAAAATCTTTATACATTTTACACCATCCCCTCTCTGAATTACAATGAGATGATGTCTACCTTCAATCAAATGGCCAACAACATCAGCAAGAAATACAGTTCATTCAGGCTGATCATTATAAACTCACAAGGTCTGAATAACCAGGTAATAATTCAACGGCAACAGTTTCAGGACACGGTAATCATACTTAAGCCTAATGGCCTTGTCCAACTTCCAATCAATGGTTCGGAAATCACTATAGTAGCTGATTATAAAGTGGCTGTACTGCTTACCCACCCATGTGTAGAAACAGAAAGCTGCAGATGCAACATGGTGGTGAACCAACTTCGTCCTGATTTCAAGTGGAGTAATGAATTTATTGTGCCCTCAGTGGTGAACATGAGCAAAACTTGGCTACATGTGACATCCACAATGAACATTCAACTTTACAGTGGTGTGAAATTAGAACCCAGTAATTTTGAACCTTATCCCTCAAATCCCCTGTCCCTCCCATCTGTGCAGTCAGATTCCCAATACATCTATACCTCCGAAGCTGCTTCTCTTCGACTTGTCAGTCCTGGCGTCTTCATTGAACTGATCCCACTTTACATGTTTCATGCGTGCTACCTGGTGCAATTCAAGTCGACACAGG TGATCCTTGATGGGGCACACATCATCTGGCATCCATCCACAACAATTGGAGTGTACATGTTTGAGAGGATGAAGAGTGGAATTCTTTACGGAGGCCCAGCTATTGCTTTGAAGACACAGCCAG CCCCCGTTGGCTGTTTATTGCACTCTACTGGGTTTGAAATCGTTCAAACACCCATGACCTGGGTTGAATCCCATCAAAACTGTATATTCACAAAAGGCCAGCTGTTCAGTCCAAACACTGCAGAGGCCCAAATGCAGATTGCCAACTTTCTGGATAATCAAGAAATACAAGAGGACCTCTGGATTGGACTGCGGCGCAGTCTGCTCACATTAGACTGGTACTGGCAGAAGGGTAATGTGAGCATATACAACTCGAGCTACATGCAGTGGGGAACTGGGGAGCCCGGTGATCATGTGAAGGGCATGTGTGCTTCTATATTCCCAAATTCCATCATAGATTTCCCTTGGAAAAGTGTGCGCTGCTGCACTAAATTGAAGTCTGTCTGCTACAGGACGGCTCAGTACTTCAGTCTGCAGTCTGAaatacagacagtcagacagacagtcaATGAATTCGAACTTTCACAAACAACTGCTTACGTTTAA
- the LOC127453456 gene encoding uncharacterized protein LOC127453456 isoform X2, with product MLVSQGQKVMLTILLVAVMFSQGQSWSDYGYHFITAFPENIASYYPLYPSNYLNITALYNDTSVDVYFNQTLIYNNTLQSGRTETVTLPVDVEQYQFGQSYESVMIQSSYYIVVLSVSQRGDSVQTNVVQPLQNLYTFYTIPSLNYNEMMSTFNQMANNISKKYSSFRLIIINSQGLNNQVIIQRQQFQDTVIILKPNGLVQLPINGSEITIVADYKVAVLLTHPCVETESCRCNMVVNQLRPDFKWSNEFIVPSVVNMSKTWLHVTSTMNIQLYSGVKLEPSNFEPYPSNPLSLPSVQSDSQYIYTSEAASLRLVSPGVFIELIPLYMFHACYLVQFKSTQGEVLVIAKTAYTDNVHIDSNLLSSTEWSPITNTQYSSVSVILDGAHIIWHPSTTIGVYMFERMKSGILYGGPAIALKTQPAPVGCLLHSTGFEIVQTPMTWVESHQNCIFTKGQLFSPNTAEAQMQIANFLDNQEIQEDLWIGLRRSLLTLDWYWQKGNVSIYNSSYMQWGTGEPGDHVKGMCASIFPNSIIDFPWKSVRCCTKLKSVCYRTAQYFSLQSEIQTVRQTVNEFELSQTTAYV from the exons ATGTTGGTGTCACAAGGCCAAAAAGTCATGTTGACTATTCTGTTGGTTGCGGTAATGTTTAGCCAAG GGCAGTCATGGAGCGACTATGGGTATCACTTCATCACGGCATTCCCAGAGAACATTGCTTCCTACTATCCACTTTATCCATCGAATTATCTCAACATCACCGCCCTCTATAATGACACTTCAGTGGACGTTTACTTCAATCAAACGTTAATATACAATAACACACTGCAATCAGGACGCACTGAAACTGTGACCCTCCCTGTGGATGTTGAGCAATATCAATTCGGTCAATCCTACGAGTCCGTCATGATACAAAGTTCATATTACATTGTGGTACTGTCAGTCAGTCAGCGAGGAGATAGTGTGCAGACGAATGTGGTTCAGCCTTTACAAAATCTTTATACATTTTACACCATCCCCTCTCTGAATTACAATGAGATGATGTCTACCTTCAATCAAATGGCCAACAACATCAGCAAGAAATACAGTTCATTCAGGCTGATCATTATAAACTCACAAGGTCTGAATAACCAGGTAATAATTCAACGGCAACAGTTTCAGGACACGGTAATCATACTTAAGCCTAATGGCCTTGTCCAACTTCCAATCAATGGTTCGGAAATCACTATAGTAGCTGATTATAAAGTGGCTGTACTGCTTACCCACCCATGTGTAGAAACAGAAAGCTGCAGATGCAACATGGTGGTGAACCAACTTCGTCCTGATTTCAAGTGGAGTAATGAATTTATTGTGCCCTCAGTGGTGAACATGAGCAAAACTTGGCTACATGTGACATCCACAATGAACATTCAACTTTACAGTGGTGTGAAATTAGAACCCAGTAATTTTGAACCTTATCCCTCAAATCCCCTGTCCCTCCCATCTGTGCAGTCAGATTCCCAATACATCTATACCTCCGAAGCTGCTTCTCTTCGACTTGTCAGTCCTGGCGTCTTCATTGAACTGATCCCACTTTACATGTTTCATGCGTGCTACCTGGTGCAATTCAAGTCGACACAGGGTGAGGTCTTGGTGATAGCTAAAACAGCCTATACGGATAATGTGCACATAGACAGTAATTTGCTCTCATCCACTGAGTGGAGCCCCATCACCAATACACAGTACTCTTCTGTATCAGTGATCCTTGATGGGGCACACATCATCTGGCATCCATCCACAACAATTGGAGTGTACATGTTTGAGAGGATGAAGAGTGGAATTCTTTACGGAGGCCCAGCTATTGCTTTGAAGACACAGCCAG CCCCCGTTGGCTGTTTATTGCACTCTACTGGGTTTGAAATCGTTCAAACACCCATGACCTGGGTTGAATCCCATCAAAACTGTATATTCACAAAAGGCCAGCTGTTCAGTCCAAACACTGCAGAGGCCCAAATGCAGATTGCCAACTTTCTGGATAATCAAGAAATACAAGAGGACCTCTGGATTGGACTGCGGCGCAGTCTGCTCACATTAGACTGGTACTGGCAGAAGGGTAATGTGAGCATATACAACTCGAGCTACATGCAGTGGGGAACTGGGGAGCCCGGTGATCATGTGAAGGGCATGTGTGCTTCTATATTCCCAAATTCCATCATAGATTTCCCTTGGAAAAGTGTGCGCTGCTGCACTAAATTGAAGTCTGTCTGCTACAGGACGGCTCAGTACTTCAGTCTGCAGTCTGAaatacagacagtcagacagacagtcaATGAATTCGAACTTTCACAAACAACTGCTTACGTTTAA